TTTAGCGGTCTTTCCTGTTTCTGTTACATCCAATTGTCCGGATaaagaaattaagaaaaaacGAAAAAACCATAGTCTAATTCAAGAAACACACACAATACACaaaagaggaagaaagaaaaaaaacacgaTCTCTAGGTCTTGTTCATCCGTGTTTCAGATCTAGTGGTCGGGAATTCGAATGGATCAAAGAACAGGTGATCCAAGAATATACATCGTcactcttctctttctttcatGCATCCTCACAGGAGGAGTCCTTCTCGGGCTTTACCTCGTCCAACATGATCCAAATCCTCTGTTTCTACAAGCGGGTATGTTCTTCGTTGGTATCCCATGGTTCTTCTGGTTCTTGGCTTACATCTACTCTTGTCTCCTCAAGCCTTGCATCCTCTCCATAAGCCAAAGAGTTTCCAGATTCGATCCTGAGAAAGGcggggaggaggaggagaaaaaCAATAAAAGCATCACGGAAATCGTCATGTCGGATTCACATCCCGTGGCTGCGGTGGAGCCGAGGAATTCGCCGAGGGACGGAGAGAAGCACGTGCAGTTCGGGAATGTGGTGGTTCTTggagatgaaggaggagtaaaAGCAgcagaagaggaggaggaggaggatctaAATGAAAGAAGTACTAATAAACTGATTCCGGATCATATGAGAATGGGAGACGAAGATCATCAAGAACATCATGATGAG
This genomic stretch from Brassica napus cultivar Da-Ae chromosome C9, Da-Ae, whole genome shotgun sequence harbors:
- the LOC106426179 gene encoding uncharacterized protein LOC106426179 produces the protein MDQRTGDPRIYIVTLLFLSCILTGGVLLGLYLVQHDPNPLFLQAGMFFVGIPWFFWFLAYIYSCLLKPCILSISQRVSRFDPEKGGEEEEKNNKSITEIVMSDSHPVAAVEPRNSPRDGEKHVQFGNVVVLGDEGGVKAAEEEEEEDLNERSTNKLIPDHMRMGDEDHQEHHDESGVDKDCDRTPLRLSVGNR